In Aequorivita sp. H23M31, a single window of DNA contains:
- a CDS encoding RNA polymerase sigma factor — protein MGNERLLTQIKQGDQQAFKVFFDRHYPSLCTYLRSFTPDMDSAQELAQAAFVDFWNKRNEIEIRTSLKSYLYRMGYNLFLNGLRKKKKQASLLEELKLDALQEEEQRPEEELGEAVERLKKIIETLPARCQEILKLKMQGHKYQEIAESLDISVKTVEAQMRLAYIKIREGFGDGLFLVMLMGGR, from the coding sequence ATGGGAAATGAACGGTTATTAACCCAAATAAAACAAGGCGACCAACAAGCCTTTAAAGTTTTCTTTGACCGTCATTATCCATCTCTTTGTACTTACCTAAGAAGCTTTACGCCCGATATGGATTCCGCACAAGAACTGGCGCAAGCCGCCTTCGTGGATTTCTGGAACAAACGCAACGAAATTGAAATCCGCACCTCGCTAAAAAGTTATTTATATAGAATGGGGTACAATCTTTTTTTAAACGGCCTTCGGAAAAAGAAAAAACAAGCCTCACTTTTGGAAGAATTAAAGTTAGATGCCTTACAAGAAGAAGAACAACGACCGGAAGAGGAATTAGGTGAAGCAGTTGAAAGATTAAAAAAAATAATCGAAACCCTGCCCGCACGATGCCAAGAGATTTTAAAATTAAAAATGCAAGGCCATAAATATCAGGAAATAGCAGAAAGTCTTGATATTTCAGTGAAAACCGTGGAAGCGCAAATGCGCCTTGCCTATATTAAAATAAGAGAGGGTTTTGGGGATGGATTGTTTTTGGTGATGTTGATGGGAGGAAGGTGA
- a CDS encoding ribonucleoside-diphosphate reductase subunit alpha, with translation MNNQNLTLDNLPSKVNSETDNLINARKEALLIKEESNKQGFEWLTEHSRNFLASGYLTPGIKAEERIREIADRAQEILGIPGYSDKFYHYMSEGFFSLASPVWSNFGKKRGLPISCFGSHIDDDMGNILYTQSEVGMMSKLGGGTSGYFGKIRHRGAEVKNNGQASGAVHIMQLFESMVDVVSQGSVRRGRFSPYLPVEHPDIMEFLEIGTEGNPIQELTHGVTVTNEWMEEMVAGDVEKRSIWAKVLQRRGEMGYPYIFFKDNANNFAADVYKDKNLPIYASNLCTEIMLPSNDDWSFVCVLSSVNLLHYDKWKDTDAVETMVYFLDAVITEFVDKLEEYRDSESREDKQTFLFMERAYNFAKDNRALGLGVLGWHSLLQSKMLPLNSAKAYDLNSEIFRVIKEKSYKASEELAEKFGEPEVLKGYGRRNATLNAIAPTTSSAFILGQVSQGIEPIWSNVYVKDIAKIKTTIRNPFLEKLLEEKGMNTLEVWRNIRDYDGSVQHLNFLTEEEKDVFKTYSEIDQMDLIYQAANRQNHIDQGQSVNIIVHPEMPVKEINKIHVTAWKLGLKSLYYQHSMNAAQKFAQKKDCASCEA, from the coding sequence ATGAACAACCAAAATCTTACTCTCGACAATCTCCCTTCAAAAGTAAATTCAGAAACAGACAATCTTATAAATGCCCGTAAAGAAGCGCTTCTTATAAAGGAAGAAAGCAATAAACAAGGGTTTGAATGGCTTACCGAACACAGTCGTAATTTCTTGGCTTCAGGATATTTAACACCTGGGATAAAAGCAGAAGAACGCATACGCGAAATTGCTGATAGAGCCCAGGAAATATTGGGAATTCCAGGATATTCGGATAAATTTTATCACTATATGTCTGAAGGGTTCTTCTCCTTGGCGTCCCCTGTTTGGTCTAATTTCGGAAAAAAGAGAGGACTTCCAATTAGTTGTTTCGGCTCGCATATTGACGATGATATGGGCAATATCCTTTACACCCAGTCCGAAGTTGGTATGATGTCCAAACTTGGCGGGGGAACTTCAGGGTATTTTGGAAAAATCCGTCATCGCGGGGCAGAGGTAAAAAACAACGGACAAGCTTCCGGTGCGGTCCATATTATGCAGTTGTTTGAATCTATGGTGGATGTGGTTAGTCAAGGTTCAGTTAGACGCGGCCGGTTTTCACCCTATCTACCCGTTGAACATCCAGATATTATGGAGTTCTTGGAAATAGGAACGGAAGGAAATCCAATTCAGGAACTTACACACGGAGTTACCGTAACAAATGAATGGATGGAGGAAATGGTTGCTGGCGATGTTGAAAAACGTTCCATCTGGGCAAAAGTGCTTCAGCGAAGAGGTGAAATGGGCTATCCATATATCTTCTTTAAAGACAATGCCAATAATTTTGCGGCGGATGTTTATAAGGATAAGAATCTGCCAATTTATGCCAGTAACCTTTGTACCGAAATCATGCTGCCTTCAAATGACGATTGGTCTTTTGTGTGCGTTCTTTCCTCAGTAAACCTATTACATTATGACAAATGGAAAGATACCGATGCGGTGGAAACCATGGTGTATTTCCTTGATGCCGTCATTACCGAGTTTGTTGATAAATTGGAAGAATACCGCGATTCTGAAAGCAGGGAAGACAAACAGACTTTCCTATTTATGGAACGCGCCTATAACTTCGCAAAAGACAACCGCGCTCTTGGTCTTGGAGTTCTTGGTTGGCATTCGTTATTGCAATCGAAAATGCTTCCGTTAAACAGTGCCAAAGCCTACGATCTTAACAGTGAGATATTTAGGGTCATCAAGGAAAAATCCTATAAAGCATCCGAAGAGTTGGCAGAAAAATTCGGTGAGCCAGAAGTGCTTAAAGGTTACGGAAGAAGGAATGCTACGCTTAATGCAATTGCTCCTACTACTTCTTCAGCGTTTATTCTGGGACAGGTTTCCCAAGGTATCGAACCAATATGGTCCAATGTTTATGTGAAGGATATCGCCAAAATAAAAACAACTATCCGAAATCCATTTTTGGAGAAATTGTTGGAGGAAAAAGGAATGAATACCTTAGAAGTTTGGCGAAATATTCGCGACTACGACGGCTCCGTTCAGCACTTGAATTTCTTGACAGAGGAAGAAAAAGATGTATTTAAAACTTATTCCGAAATAGATCAGATGGATTTGATCTATCAAGCAGCCAACCGCCAAAACCATATCGATCAGGGACAGTCGGTGAATATTATCGTACATCCAGAAATGCCGGTGAAGGAGATAAACAAAATTCACGTGACTGCTTGGAAACTGGGATTGAAATCTCTTTACTATCAGCACAGTATGAATGCCGCGCAGAAGTTTGCCCAGAAGAAGGATTGTGCCAGTTGTGAGGCTTAA
- a CDS encoding ribonucleotide-diphosphate reductase subunit beta, protein MEITHVIKRDSTTKLFHIQKITEAILKAMNASKHGGPEDAQRISERVYAALMERKRGDGRYIPTVEEVQDLVENKLMESGFFDVAKGYILYRNQQTQKRKLNIFEKRINLKPYEYPALYEYVPAIRHSYWIHTEFNFTSDIQDFKTRLNDVERNAIKNTMLAISQIEVAVKSFWGDIYHRMPKPEIGSVGATFAESEVRHHDAYSHLLEILGLNEEFKNLKKKPVIMMRVHYLETALKNAKSDDNKEYAESILLFSLFIEHVSLFSQFLIIMAFNKHKNMLKGISNVVEATSKEEQIHGDFGIDIIKIIKEENPEWFDEGYNSMIQEMCKEAFTAESRIVDWIFEDGELDFLPKSVVNEFIKNRFNNSLESIGIEKIFEIDESLLGQTEWFDDEIIGTKHGDFFVKRSINYSKRTQSITSDDLF, encoded by the coding sequence ATGGAAATTACCCACGTTATTAAAAGAGATTCTACCACGAAACTCTTTCATATCCAAAAAATTACAGAGGCTATCCTAAAAGCAATGAATGCCTCAAAACATGGAGGGCCCGAGGATGCCCAACGGATTTCTGAGCGAGTGTATGCCGCTTTGATGGAAAGAAAAAGAGGAGATGGAAGATATATTCCTACTGTTGAGGAGGTTCAGGATTTGGTGGAAAATAAACTGATGGAAAGCGGGTTTTTCGATGTTGCCAAAGGATATATTCTCTACAGAAATCAGCAGACCCAAAAACGAAAACTGAACATCTTTGAAAAACGTATAAATCTTAAACCCTACGAATATCCAGCACTTTACGAATATGTGCCGGCAATACGCCATTCTTATTGGATCCATACCGAATTCAACTTTACCAGCGATATCCAGGATTTTAAAACTCGTCTTAACGATGTGGAGCGCAATGCCATCAAAAATACCATGCTTGCCATCTCACAAATTGAAGTGGCGGTAAAAAGTTTTTGGGGCGATATTTATCATAGAATGCCCAAACCGGAAATTGGCTCGGTAGGAGCGACTTTTGCGGAAAGTGAGGTTCGCCATCATGATGCCTATTCCCATCTACTCGAAATTTTAGGCCTAAATGAAGAATTTAAAAACCTAAAGAAAAAGCCTGTTATTATGATGCGGGTCCACTATTTGGAAACTGCGCTGAAAAACGCCAAAAGTGATGATAATAAAGAATATGCCGAATCTATCTTGTTGTTTTCCCTCTTTATCGAACACGTTTCCCTCTTTTCGCAATTCCTGATTATTATGGCATTTAATAAGCATAAAAATATGTTGAAGGGAATTTCAAATGTGGTGGAAGCGACTTCAAAGGAAGAACAGATTCATGGGGATTTTGGAATTGATATTATCAAAATAATCAAAGAAGAAAATCCAGAATGGTTTGATGAAGGATATAACAGCATGATTCAGGAAATGTGCAAGGAAGCCTTTACTGCCGAAAGTAGAATTGTGGATTGGATATTTGAAGATGGCGAACTAGACTTTCTTCCTAAATCGGTAGTGAATGAATTTATTAAAAACCGCTTCAATAATTCCCTAGAAAGCATCGGAATAGAAAAGATATTTGAGATAGACGAAAGCCTTTTGGGGCAGACCGAATGGTTTGACGACGAAATTATCGGGACCAAACACGGCGATTTCTTCGTAAAGCGCTCTATCAATTACAGTAAAAGAACCCAAAGTATAACCAGTGATGACCTTTTTTAA
- a CDS encoding type II toxin-antitoxin system HigB family toxin: MGILFVSSHKESILRVIAKRTLREYWKQNPDCEQQLSAWYRETLKANWENPNEIKHQYASASVLKNSRVVFNICGNKYRLIVEINYPRKWVFILFIGTHQEYDN; encoded by the coding sequence TTGGGAATTTTGTTTGTATCTTCGCATAAAGAATCTATTTTGAGAGTTATCGCTAAACGAACATTACGGGAATATTGGAAACAAAATCCAGATTGCGAACAACAACTTTCCGCATGGTATCGTGAGACCCTAAAGGCAAATTGGGAGAATCCTAACGAAATCAAACATCAGTACGCATCAGCAAGTGTTCTCAAAAATAGCCGAGTAGTATTCAATATTTGTGGAAATAAATACCGATTGATAGTTGAGATAAATTATCCTCGAAAATGGGTTTTCATACTTTTTATTGGTACGCACCAAGAATACGATAATTGA
- a CDS encoding helix-turn-helix domain-containing protein, which translates to MGIKAIKSENDYENALERLKSIFQADADTPNGDEAEVLSILIEKYEDEHYPIGMPDPIEAIKFRMEQMGMNQKDLAEVIGFTSRVSEILNRKRKLTLNMIRKLSATLQIPTEVLVQEY; encoded by the coding sequence ATGGGAATTAAAGCAATTAAATCGGAAAACGATTATGAAAACGCATTGGAAAGGTTAAAATCCATTTTCCAAGCTGATGCGGATACACCTAATGGTGATGAGGCAGAGGTGCTTTCAATACTTATCGAAAAGTACGAAGATGAACATTATCCAATAGGAATGCCTGACCCAATCGAGGCCATAAAATTCCGAATGGAACAAATGGGAATGAATCAAAAAGACCTCGCAGAAGTTATAGGCTTTACAAGTCGAGTAAGCGAAATCCTTAACCGAAAACGCAAACTGACATTAAATATGATTAGGAAATTGAGTGCCACTTTGCAAATCCCGACCGAAGTGTTGGTTCAGGAATATTAG
- a CDS encoding DNA topoisomerase IB — protein MYYRKKRGKGFTYQDEKGKTIKDEETREWIKSLVIPPAWTEVEISENRKSDLLVTGRDDKDRKQYIYHPNYTKRQNAKKFDRIINFADQLEHMRRVTGQHLRKRKLNREKVLATMLRLMESAFFRPGSDTYSKENESYGLTTMRHKHLTIDGSEIIFNYVGKSGQEQEKHIDDKKLAKIIQEIDDMPGYEIFKYLDEDNNIVKVKSDDLNAYIREIMGEEFSAKDFRTWAGTMIAAIALDELGVVDKKDQKSMDKNIKEAVNRVSERLGNTPSVARGSYIDPRIIDDYMHGRTLKYFEKEINQLLKKAENLSKAEIGVLCMLRNRLKSK, from the coding sequence ATGTACTATCGAAAAAAGAGAGGCAAAGGTTTCACTTATCAAGATGAAAAAGGAAAAACAATTAAAGATGAAGAAACACGGGAATGGATTAAATCTTTGGTTATTCCGCCAGCTTGGACGGAAGTGGAGATAAGCGAGAATCGCAAATCCGATTTATTGGTTACCGGTCGCGATGATAAAGACAGAAAACAATACATCTATCATCCTAATTACACAAAAAGGCAGAACGCCAAGAAGTTTGATCGCATAATAAACTTTGCCGACCAGTTGGAACATATGCGCCGAGTAACCGGACAACACTTGCGAAAGCGTAAATTAAATAGGGAAAAGGTCCTTGCCACCATGCTCCGGTTAATGGAATCGGCATTCTTCCGGCCGGGAAGTGATACTTATTCCAAAGAAAATGAATCCTATGGCTTAACTACGATGCGCCATAAACATCTTACCATAGACGGAAGTGAAATTATTTTCAATTATGTGGGCAAATCGGGGCAGGAACAGGAAAAACATATAGATGACAAAAAATTAGCTAAGATTATCCAAGAAATTGACGATATGCCTGGCTATGAGATTTTTAAATATTTGGACGAGGATAATAATATTGTCAAAGTAAAAAGTGACGATTTAAATGCCTATATCCGCGAAATAATGGGTGAGGAATTCTCCGCCAAGGATTTTAGAACCTGGGCGGGAACCATGATCGCAGCCATCGCTCTTGACGAACTGGGAGTGGTGGACAAAAAGGACCAAAAATCAATGGACAAGAATATTAAAGAGGCCGTGAACCGTGTTTCGGAAAGATTGGGAAATACCCCTTCGGTTGCGAGAGGTTCCTACATTGATCCCCGAATTATCGATGATTATATGCACGGACGTACCCTCAAATATTTTGAAAAGGAAATTAACCAATTACTTAAAAAAGCAGAAAATCTATCGAAGGCAGAAATAGGGGTTTTGTGTATGCTCAGAAATAGGCTGAAAAGTAAATGA
- a CDS encoding helix-turn-helix domain-containing protein encodes MKTVTHKEYIEANLSLETLLKEVSNDTLEDASQMKELIEVSDVIEQYEAINFPIGLPSLQEMIELRMFEMGLKRKDLAILLNTSASRISDYLNGNREITLNIAKGLHQKLNIDSDIILQ; translated from the coding sequence ATGAAAACCGTTACGCACAAAGAATACATTGAAGCTAATCTTAGCTTGGAAACACTTCTTAAAGAGGTTAGCAATGATACGCTTGAAGACGCATCGCAAATGAAAGAGCTTATAGAAGTGAGTGATGTCATCGAACAATATGAGGCAATCAATTTTCCCATTGGTCTTCCAAGCTTACAAGAAATGATTGAGTTACGGATGTTTGAAATGGGTTTAAAAAGAAAAGATTTGGCGATCCTATTAAATACAAGTGCTTCAAGAATCAGTGATTATTTGAATGGAAATAGGGAAATCACCTTAAATATTGCAAAGGGTTTGCATCAAAAATTGAACATTGATAGTGATATCATTTTGCAATGA